Part of the Anoplopoma fimbria isolate UVic2021 breed Golden Eagle Sablefish chromosome 4, Afim_UVic_2022, whole genome shotgun sequence genome, ATTACTCTATACAACCCATACTGCATCTCTTCTTCAGTCCTGTCCACTAGTCACATGAAGCGTGTGCTGGGTTTATCTTTATACCACCCtccttacattttaaaaacaaaactatgcCTCCTATTTCTCTCTTGCACAAATTAGTgagcagggagagaaaaacacatacatCATACATTTTGCATGATGGAACCaatatcattattttagtttttgaggTCCCTGCCTGGCCCATGTCTTTCAAACTCAATCGGCCCAATGCTAATGGAGCTTTTCTGCAAGCCATCAATGTCACCAGCGTTAGTTTTTGGGGTTCAGAAATGGAGACAATTATCTACATTTTGTAGCCAACTGTCTGTTTGTCAATGCTTGGTGGTTTTGCTGCTATTGCTTTTTTATTGAAGCTTTAATCAAATTAACCAAAGTACAATGTGAAATAAAGCTGAAACAATGAGCTGACTAACAGGATTTATGGTCTCAACTCCCAGGCCCCTCTCTCCAGTGGCTTTTAATTAATACAAGAAAACTATCGGCCACCATGCAGCAGTTTGCACCCTTACTGCATATATTGGCTGTGATCCCATTCAACAAACTTAAGAATCACTGTGATTTCACTGAATCATCTGCATAATACGGCATGATCCTATTTAATTTTATCAGATGATTATACTAATCTGGGAATTGTTTTGTCCCAGCCtccttgctgttgttttttttacatattgtatgtgtgtcttttgtcctctcatgtgtctccatctcttctctctgtctaaTCCTGACACACAGCTCTGGCTTTCAGAGCTTTCTTAAGACATTCACCCGTGAGGTTTAGTGTCATGTCACAGTTGCTCAGATGTCAGACACTTCTCCCGTCTCCTCTTCAAACGAGGCCAGCTGGAGGTTAATGTGCACTGACCAAGTGTAGAATACATCTCTCTTTCCTGCACCTGCCTTTAAAGCTCAGTGCCTCTAAATTCCAGTTTGATCTGACATgcttcagaaaacatttttatcttggatatatatatattgatataacaGCTGGCAGAAATGCTGAAAACCAGTGGAAGTAAATGCCACAATGCACAATATTCCTAGTTGTCTAAAGCTGCCAACTGCACAGTTTTGAGATGCCTGGACACAATTATATCGCTAATGTCAGTTCAGAATTGTTTGCACAGCAGTTTCAATATGAACGTTGACTATAACAACAAAATCTTTTACCGAAAATCGTGTGCTTTTATAGCTTAAGttaaacaaacagctgtcatATAGCTGCCATATAGGCTAAGATAGTGTGACTCATCCGTCATCTGAGTCTTGAATTGTGATTTCCAGATGTAGATAAAAGCAAGTCTGGCTCTGTGAGGCGTTGTTTtgcaataaatgtcatgaaaccataaaagcatatttttaaagatatccTGTTACATCATCCAGGTCTGTACGATTTCTGGAAGAAGCTGACGCTGAATCTTTAGTTTTTGATTTTCAATTTTGGAATTCTGCTGTGTTGGTCTATTTCGGTTCACACAGCATCTACTGAAGGTCTGTCATTACTGAAAAAGAGTGacccctcctctgttgctcttttttGGGTTTCTTACATTTTTCCATGTTAAAGGATTTTTGGGGGTGTTTAGCCTGATCCAAAATTGAGGGTCGAAGGGCAGAGTGTGTTGTATGCTGTGCAGATTGTTCGattatttgtgatttgtgatattgggctatatagATAAAACTGACCTGACAAAGAGAAACAGCCAGACTAACAGTAAAGTTTACTTGGTTTTAAGAATCAAAGCCAGGTGTGGCAACAGGCAGATAGTCAAAGGGGAGGCGAAGgtagaaataaaaccaaaacaacacaagacAAAGTACCAAACCAAAAGACTTGGCATAAATGGTGGCATGAAGACACCCCAGACGTTTGTTCACTGGGGACCTGATGAAAAAATTGGGAGCAGGTGTGCAAGTGCTGGACAAGAGAGAAATGACCCGGAGTCTGACAACAGGGAGAAATATGAAGTGTCTGTTGCCGTGACAGATAATGACTTCGGTGCTCAGCTGAATGTAAAGGTCCAGACAAAAACCTCCATACTTTCTGGTCCTTCTGGTGTCTCGTTTCATTTATGTTGTTTCACATCTAAGATAACTAGATGTGAGATTAAGATTAATCTCATGTATCGTACTTTAAGTAATTTCCATAGATGGAGTCTTATGGCTCTATGGGATGTGATATACACAGAATTTACCTTTTATGTAATacaattctctctttttttctattttgtcagCCTCCAATTTATATTGTCCTGTAAGAAGGAAAGCCATAGCCAACAGCCATGCCAAGCAAAGTTTATTCAGGGAGCACAAACCAGGCGATCACAAAATCCTTccagaaaaaaagggacaactaaaaacaaataaaaggaaacaGGAGAGAGCAGGTACAAGACAAAACACAAGAGAAAAGGCTTTTAAACAAAAGTGGCTGTGACAGAGAGTGCTTTCGGCTTGTACGGGAGAAAACCAggttgatattttattttttcaagacataaaaagtgtttttaataaacaagcTTAAAATGTAGGAAAGTCTGAGTATCTCTTTAAATGTAGGAAAGTCTGGTAATGTCCATGTTTCAAATCACTCACTATCCCTGAAGTTATGAGACCCATTCAtaagttgtttattgtttaaatgGGTGAAATCAGCCCTGCGgtggctgtgtgtctgtgtctgtgtgtgtgtgtgtgtgtgtgtgtgtgtgtgtgtgtgtgtgtgtgtgtgtgtgtgtgtgtgtgtgtgtgtctctgtgtgtatgtgtgcctgtTTAAATCATTGTCATATTACTGCAGATTGCATGAATTGTTAACATGcaaaatgcaatatatatatgtatattgtatttttgtatgtgtgtttatatgtgttggtgtgttggccACTGAATACAGCATTACATCATGTCTGTGATCTCAAACAGATcagatacacacacgcacatactcTCTTTACTCTCATTACACACTCATAACATCTGAGGACCTAATTGGTGAGACCTCACCGCACTAGATTTAAACATCTCATCACAGACTACTGTTCTGGGCACATGTGTGGGtttctgtttgcttttgttattttggtttcttttataATAATCTCTTtcaactaaataataataacaaagagACAGCAATGATCAGGGAGCTTGAGTCATTAATTGAAGGAATTTCTTCAAGTTTTTTCATTAATGCTCAAAACAAAGTTAAGGTAGTTAAGATCAACAAAAGTACTTATGACTTTTACATTAGTTTAatttctgtatatttttcaaCCATGCTTTAGACTTTATCCATTCCGAGGTCAACACATATGTAATGTTACAGTTTATCTTACCATAAAAGCATAAGTAAACTCTTTCAGGACTGTTCAATCTAACTACATCATACCTCTTTCAGTTGATTCATCCCAGCATGGAAAGTTGTACTCATGGTTACATCAAGTTCAAGGTTTAGAAAAACAACCACTCTGTCCTCTACCTACGCACATCTGTAAGGTGAGACTGAGTGGGTGACTGAGATCACCCTGTACATGTGTCTAGTCACCATGCCTGATTGtttaagacacacacattattcAATGAGAGGCACCCTCAACAAATCCTGTCATCCTGATATGAGGGCATCATCGCAATACCCACTCCACTGAGATGATAAAATTAGGGAAGTCATGTAATGCAGTTGCGCAGGGCtgtaatttgacatttttggcaaGGTGTCCGACAGAATGAGATTACATGACAACAAGAGGATGTTGTAGCTTTATGAAATGGAATAAATTGAAAAAGCTCTCATGAGGCTTTGCAGAAGAGATATGggatattctgtgtttttttgctgacaaaactattattattttgctttggttaaaatgtaaaatttcaGAGTTTAATGTCAAACACAGCTTTAGATGCAGAGATCATAGCTGTCAGAAACAAGACTAGTATGTTATACACGTCCTGATCCATTGTACGTGGTTGCTTTCCCACTAAtctttttctgtatgtgtgtgtacagctgTCTTGTGTGCGGAGGTTGAGGAACGGCTGGTGAGTCATCTGTTGTCACCAGATCGCTACAACAAGCTGATCAGGCCGGCTGTCAACAACAGCCAGCAGGTCACCATTTACATCCAGGTGTCTCTGGCCCAGCTGATCAACGTggtgaggaaacacacactctttccaaatacaaatgtgtttttattatttaggcTTATCCTGATAATTTTAGATAATTCCATTACACACATTGTGGAGACTATTCTACTAAGATGAGTTccttcttcctgtctgtctttcagaACGAGAGGGAGCAAATCATGACCACCAACTGCTGGCTCAGTCAGGTTTGTGTCCCCACTAGTACTCCTTGCATTccttgtatgtttttgtgtccatgtttaaaatgctttgttttgcCGAATAGGGGCTAACTAAACCAGTGTGTGAATTTGGGACTTGGCTTGGGAACCAAAAGTTCGCCGGACGGACCAAGAACTGAGTGTGGACTGGATAAGTGAGATGAATTCATCCATTTCCTtatgtgagcatgtgtgtgcatttcttcaTCAGGTATGGAATGACTACAGATTAATGTGGGACCCTGAAGAGTATGAGGGAATCAAGAAAATCCGTCTCCCGTCACAACACATCTGGCTGCCGGACATCGTCCTCTACAACAAGTACGTCGGCTTtgtgaaacacaaaatgagtgtgtttctttttgtaaaactaAGTgattaaaagagaaacaaacacacacacagaacaacttTATTCAAAAGCgacatttttctaaaatgttttcttttatcctCTTTTTCCTTCTATCCTCTTAGCTCTTGTTTATTATCCCACTTTTCACCACTTTTAGGATAATGAATGCAcccaaaatgttttgataacaCTGTCTAGACAGTCTCCTGATGATGAGTTATCTTTTAAGGCATGAGTGATTACTGGTTTTACggagaaagagaggcagggaCATAAAGAGGTTATAAAATCTGCTGCTAAGACAACGGTGCATTTGGTCGCACCTTTGATTACTGATGGCAACATCAAGtgatcacatttcacatttacataaaaacatgtattgtcAACAACAACTGGCCTTCAGCAACCAGACACATTTCAAATTATTCAGCTTAATTTCACAATATGGTTTACGACATGAACACCGGATTAATGTAATCAAATCATAGCCTTTATTATCAAAGTATCACACCCTTACTGTACATTCAAACTACTCTGGACAAAGAGCAACATCCCCGTACATTATTGTGTGATTTTGAGTAGTAATGCACAAAACATGTGCAATTGTgataacattttcagtttgcTACACATCTAAAAATCCTCTTACAGTTGTATCAAAAATAGCTGCAAGGGAAAATCAATACATGAGAATTTTAATGCTGCAATGAGTTCATTCAAGGAGAAATTAGTCCCACTGCCTTTATCCACTGAAGTGTTAGCAGGCAGACGAAGGCTTTTGGGCCTCACCTGATCTGTGACCCATATAGGTCAACACATGGGTCTTTTTATTCCATCTGCTAGTTTAACTTACCTATGGTATTAACAGTTAActtttattatgtaaatgtaGTTAATAGAAGAGTCCCTGTGCTGTTGTGCGTCTCAAATCACATTGCTGTTCCAAAATAAGTCTTGACCcctcagatttttctttttaccatttTGAGGGGCCAGATCCATAGGTTAGGAACCACTAGACTAAACTATCTAACTGTACTTAAAGTAGCTAAAATGAGCTTGATCTGACCTGCTACAAAAATAATCCATGGTCGTTGGTCATTGGTAAAGCCATTTTGTACCTTGACATCTTAAGTATATTTAGCAGCTTATACTTCTGTAccaaatttgtgttttaaatgcaggattTATACTtgtaatgaaatatgttttacattgttgtattgttacttttactaaagtaaaatatctaaatacttCATGCACCTCTGCCAAACTGTTACTTAGACTTGAACGGATAGATGCTGACCTGTTAGCTAGACTTAGATAGCTTACAAAAAGATCTTACCACAAGATTCCTTTAGTAGCTGTTCTGATTATTTCAATCATACCACTATCCTCATCAGCAATTTCAAGAATGAACTTTAAACTCATCTTATTTAGCAACATGGTGAGGACCATGTGATCTGATTAAAAGTTCTAGCACATATACTAAACGAACCTTGTGGTTTGATTGTTTTCTCAACTACTGTATCCTAGGTCAAGAATGAACCTGAGAGTCAGACAGTTTGACAGGCTCACAGCCGTGTGAGCGTGTAGCTTTTGTGTTTTGGTCAGCAGTGTTACCCCACAGTTTATAAAGGAGTGGTAGGCATTAAACTTTTATGAACACAAATGCTGGTCAGCTAAAGACCACATAAAAAGCATAATGGCTTAAGAGGCAAGATGATAGGAGATGATCAGCCACTACTTTACGACTTCAGGTGGAGGTCTATGGCCAAGTGTAGGGGACCTGCAGTAAGCAGGTGGGGCCtctacatttttaatcagtCTGCATATTCACAGCAGGGTCCAAAGCATTAGAGACAGAGTGTGATGGTTAGATTCCTGACCTACTTTATAATTGATAGGCCACTTATCTATAATGCATTACCTTCAGCCATGGAAAAAAGTCAGTCTCAGCAGATTTGAGGTGAGGGGGTGCAGTTGTTGCTGTGTTGCTGGGATGTGTCCCAGGTCAAGCTCCTCCCTTGAGATGATCATCACACATCCCGTTACTTTCAACCAACATAACTGTTGCATGTGTCacctctgcagaaacacagtAACACTCTTACAAATAATTTTCTCAACATGCCCTTAGTCAACACAGTAACgtattttactcaagtaaactGTTTATCTCTTGATGATGCTGCTACAACActgaaaaagcaacatttaattgaattaaaattataattaaatatatgatCCCTCTAGAGTGTTCTGGGTTTGCCTCAGGGTGACCTTTCCATATGGATGTGCCTTGAATATCTTTTCAGGGGGAGGAGTCCAGCTGGTCATCCTTATCACATACTCAAACCTAATTTGGCTCCTTTCAATGCAAAGGAGCAGCAGTTCAACTCCAACTTCCTCCCCCTGTtcctttaagtgtttttatctGTAATATGACATGTGAAGAAGGTACAGACGTGTGTTAGATTGGGTGAGAGGTAGTCTTTGAATATGATTTGACATGATCCTTCCAGTAATCACTTTCTCTTTGAGTGCTTTGACTTtatctttctccctttttttgctTACCTCCtacctttttcctcctctcagtgCTGATGGGACCTATGAAGTCTCCTTCTACTCCAATGTTGTGGTCTCCAACAACGGCGAGGTGGCATGGCTCCCACCAGCCATCTACAAGTCGGCCTGCAAAATCGAAGTCCGTGATTTCCCTTTTGACCAGCAGAACTGCACCCTCAAGTTTCGCTCCTGGACCTATGACCACACTGAGATTGATCTCATCCTCCTCAGTGATTTCGCCTCACGTGATGACTTCAAACCCAGCGGTGAGTGGGATATTGTTTCACTGCCTGGACGCAAGAACGAAGACCCTAATGACATCAAGTACCTGGATATCACCTATGACTTTATTATCAAGAGAAAACCTCTCTTCTACACCATCAACCTTATCATTCCTTGCATCCTGATCACGTCACTGGCTATTCTGGTGTTCTACCTCCCATCAGACTGTGGTGAGAAGATGACTCTCTGTATCTCCGTCCTCTTGGCCCTGACTGTGTTTTTACTCCTTATCTCAAAGATTGTGCCACCCACATCTTTAGCAGTGCCTCTGATTGGAAAGTACCTGATGTTTTCAATGGTGCTGGTCACCTTCTCCATCGTCACCAGCGTTTGCGTGCTCAATGTGCACCACAGGTCCCCCAGTACGCACACCATGCCTCCTTGGGTCAAGCGTATCTTCCTGTACCGGCTCCCCTCTTACCTCTTCATGCGGAGACCTGGTAGCTCAAACATCCGAGAGAAGTTCCGCAAAAAACACCAGCAGCGATCATACTCTGACCAAAAGCTGCGTGGAGCGGACGGAGGAATAGGAAATCCTGCAGGAATGGCAGattcctcttcatccttcttTGTGAATGAGGATTCGGCCAAACGCTACGGCTGGAGGATCAGCGACTtgtcagaaaacacagagtTCAGGAAGAGGATGACTCTCAAGTGCAACATCGACACGGAAGATGCTGTGGATGGAGTGCGCTACATCGCTGAGAAGATGAAGAgcgaggatgatgatgaaggggTAGGTGGatctgcatgtgcatgtgtgtcaaaagtctgaaaatgtgcaacctgcttgttgttgtttttattttatatttttaaactacATGTATAGCCACAAACAGAAAGATAGATTATGTTACACTAGCAGCATGGCTTCCAGTATACAGAATGGATAGCAATGTCGATCTGCTGGTCGGCATCAACCACTTTGGtcctgactgaaatatctcagcaaaTATAGATTGCCATGGAATTCTGGACAGACATTAATTGTGCCCAGTAGATAACTTATTAAGATGGTGGAGATACCCTGACCCTCTGACGCCACCATAAggtttacattttagtttttgggTTCGGTACAGATATCCATGGGGCCCAGAAAACGGATCCCCATGACTGTTGATCCTCTGTTTTTCCATTTAGTgcagttacatttttcaaaatgtacatgATGGATTGGCTCAAAATTTGGTACAGGCATCAAAGTCTCCACTGTAATGTTTCTAGTGACCATGGTGATCCTCTGAACTCACACCATGTTGTTCACATTTATGACATGCCTCAACAACTTTGGATGGATTAGGTTATACCACCTATGCTATGTGATGGATTACTTTATATAATCTCCATCACAAGTTTATCTTTCTGTGAATAGCTCAATAAAGGTCTTTATTGAGTTATGGCAAAATATAGCACATCAGAGGTGATTTTGCACTGCATGTGATTTGATGTCAAATGTATTACACTGTTGAGCATGAGCAAAATCGGCCACAACATTGGCAAAGCAGCTATGGACCAAAGTGCCTGCCTTTAGAACAAATCCATTCACACCTTAAGTCAGTGAATTGTGAATTGTACTTCTTTATATGAGAGCAATGTCACAGCAACACTGTTGTTTCAGCTAATAACAATTATATATGTGATATTAGAAATGATAACCATCCGAGACAAAAGTTCATAAGcaataagaaaagataaaaacaaatcagttcACTTAAATTCAGAACATGCAACACAACAACggcaacatttaaaatgtaacctCTCTCTGCAGATTATTGAAGACTGGAAGTACGTAGCCATGGTGATCGACCGTCTCTTCTTGTGGATctttgtgtttgcgtgtgttgTCGGGACCCTGGGCCTTTTCATGCAGCCTCTGTTCCAGAGTTACAACACGCCCATTGTTGATTAGATGGACCGCAAACAAAAGCTGAAACATCATCATTAAATTTGATTTCCCCCCAGAAACAGAGCTCTGATTTTAACACATGTACTCACATGTCCGCATCGCACCACACGCTCACTGGGAAATTATAATGATCCACTTTTgccctcttcctccacctgctCCCTTCCTTACTTCAAACAGTTGTCCCCTTCCTCCTCTATGTGTCCTGCCATCCTCTGCTCCACTCATCTGTCACCAACttggatatatttatttttgttaattaagTGATAACTCTGGTTTAAAACAACTTGGGTCACATTTTCATAGTGTGGCAATCTCTCAGTAGGGAGTGATGGTGGGGATCGTACTTATACTGGAGATCTGGGAACGCTGAGGTTACATAGTTATCACTTGGTTAACAGGGAACCCCTGAATACCCGGGTTAGCCAAACTTATTTGGATGACAAAACTAGAGCAAACAGTACATTTATAACCTAAAACATCTGTTGTAACATCAATCACAGATTACAGATTGATTTTATGGCTGAACATTTACCTAACTTATCCAATTGTAAGTGCACACAGCAAACACTTACTGGTGTGTTAAATAAtatcataatgaaaataattatcttttaattCAAAACATGAAGTTGAACCATCATTCAGCCATGATGCTCTTTCTTGGAGATGATTATAGATCCACAGTCTCCCATGAATGAAATTTagcagtgttttaaaaaggaaacaattaCCTGAAACTGT contains:
- the LOC129089755 gene encoding LOW QUALITY PROTEIN: neuronal acetylcholine receptor subunit beta-2-like (The sequence of the model RefSeq protein was modified relative to this genomic sequence to represent the inferred CDS: substituted 1 base at 1 genomic stop codon); translated protein: MAAPVKAALALLVLTVATVLCAEVEERLVSHLLSPDRYNKLIRPAVNNSQQVTIYIQVSLAQLINVNEREQIMTTNCWLSQVWNDYRLMWDPEEYEGIKKIRLPSQHIWLPDIVLYNNADGTYEVSFYSNVVVSNNGEVAWLPPAIYKSACKIEVRDFPFDQQNCTLKFRSWTYDHTEIDLILLSDFASRDDFKPSGEWDIVSLPGRKNEDPNDIKYLDITYDFIIKRKPLFYTINLIIPCILITSLAILVFYLPSDCGEKMTLCISVLLALTVFLLLISKIVPPTSLAVPLIGKYLMFSMVLVTFSIVTSVCVLNVHHRSPSTHTMPPWVKRIFLYRLPSYLFMRRPGSSNIREKFRKKHQQRSYSDQKLRGADGGIGNPAGMADSSSSFFVNEDSAKRYGWRISDLSENTEFRKRMTLKCNIDTEDAVDGVRYIAEKMKSEDDDEGIIEDWKYVAMVIDRLFLWIFVFACVVGTLGLFMQPLFQSYNTPIVDXMDRKQKLKHHH